From a single Clostridium isatidis genomic region:
- a CDS encoding SpoIIIAH-like family protein encodes MTKKQFGIIFTLMALIAFVGVLAAKLNASGLNDPTDLGQVISQANFEDEKDDKKDDKETLGTQDYFYSLRSEKEQLNSATIQSLNEVINNENTAQEEKDLANNELIEKTMLINQEGQIEISVKNRGFEDALCSIEGNKVRIVVRADELTEADTVAIQEIAENVSGISDVIIEAK; translated from the coding sequence ATGACAAAAAAACAATTTGGTATTATTTTCACGCTAATGGCTCTTATAGCATTTGTAGGAGTTTTAGCAGCAAAACTAAATGCATCTGGCCTAAATGATCCAACAGATCTTGGTCAAGTTATTTCACAAGCAAATTTTGAGGATGAAAAGGATGATAAAAAGGATGATAAGGAGACTTTAGGAACACAAGATTATTTTTATAGTTTAAGAAGTGAAAAGGAACAATTAAATTCAGCTACCATACAATCACTTAACGAAGTAATTAATAATGAAAATACTGCTCAAGAAGAAAAAGACTTAGCAAATAATGAGTTAATTGAAAAGACTATGTTAATTAATCAAGAAGGTCAAATTGAAATAAGTGTGAAAAATAGAGGCTTTGAAGATGCATTATGTTCAATTGAAGGAAATAAGGTAAGAATTGTTGTAAGAGCAGATGAATTAACAGAAGCTGATACAGTAGCAATTCAAGAAATTGCTGAAAATGTTTCTGGAATTAGCGATGTAATAATTGAAGCAAAATAA
- a CDS encoding Asp23/Gls24 family envelope stress response protein, with translation MEKMNNEETMGIVKISDEVVSVIAGIAAEEIKGVVDLQQGGNNISQLLKGKKPSGKNVKVTLNEDNAVIDLYLSVEYGIKIPEVVRSVQENVKKTVETMTGLKVEAVNVIVQNIYLPKNQKEETKEN, from the coding sequence ATGGAAAAAATGAACAATGAAGAAACTATGGGAATAGTTAAAATTTCTGATGAAGTTGTTAGCGTAATAGCTGGTATAGCTGCTGAAGAAATAAAAGGAGTTGTAGATTTACAACAAGGCGGTAATAACATATCACAATTATTAAAAGGTAAAAAACCTTCAGGTAAAAATGTTAAAGTTACTTTAAATGAAGATAATGCTGTAATTGATTTATATTTATCAGTAGAATACGGAATTAAAATACCAGAAGTAGTAAGATCTGTTCAAGAAAATGTCAAGAAAACTGTTGAAACTATGACTGGTTTAAAGGTAGAAGCTGTTAATGTAATTGTTCAAAACATTTACCTGCCTAAAAATCAAAAAGAAGAAACAAAGGAAAATTAA
- the nusB gene encoding transcription antitermination factor NusB yields the protein MNKNRKRSREIAMELLFSMTLNKNTLEETFSTFIEEYEMKLETIDVEYIKTILTKVEENKEEIDARIEKSLNKWTIDRISKVNLTILRIAIAEMNYFDDIPEKVSINEAIELTKKYSDEKSVSFVNGLLDNILKTM from the coding sequence ATGAACAAAAATAGAAAAAGATCCAGAGAAATTGCAATGGAATTATTATTTAGCATGACTTTAAATAAGAACACATTAGAGGAAACTTTTAGTACATTTATAGAAGAATATGAAATGAAATTAGAAACAATAGATGTAGAATATATAAAAACTATTTTAACAAAGGTGGAAGAAAATAAAGAAGAAATTGATGCAAGAATAGAAAAATCTTTAAATAAATGGACAATAGATAGAATATCAAAAGTAAATTTAACAATATTAAGAATAGCTATCGCTGAGATGAATTATTTTGATGATATACCTGAAAAAGTATCTATTAACGAAGCAATAGAACTAACAAAAAAATATTCAGATGAAAAAAGTGTATCTTTTGTAAATGGACTTTTAGATAATATTTTAAAAACAATGTAA
- a CDS encoding bifunctional 5,10-methylenetetrahydrofolate dehydrogenase/5,10-methenyltetrahydrofolate cyclohydrolase — protein MDNIIDGRLIASKIKEEIREFVRLRKENNKREPMITSILIGKDEGSIYYINSQEKIALSLGCKFKKILLEEDIEEEHLINIIEELNNDEEVDGIIVQLPLPQRLNEKKIVNTISPKKDIDCLTYINQGKLFAGEGEIIPCTPKSVLSLLEKSDVNLEGKNVTVIGRSNIVGKPVAQLMLSKNATVTICHSKTQTLKEITRKADIVIVAIGKPKFLTKEYVKEGAIVIDVGTSSLNGKITGDVDFEEVSKIAKLITKVPGGVGALTTTLLIKNACEALERNENENTNCNGVK, from the coding sequence ATGGATAATATTATAGATGGAAGATTAATAGCAAGTAAAATTAAAGAAGAAATTAGAGAATTTGTTAGATTAAGAAAAGAAAATAATAAAAGAGAACCAATGATTACTTCAATATTAATTGGAAAAGATGAAGGATCTATATATTATATAAATAGTCAAGAAAAAATTGCTTTATCATTAGGATGTAAATTTAAAAAAATACTTTTAGAAGAGGATATTGAGGAAGAACATCTAATTAATATTATTGAAGAATTAAATAATGATGAAGAAGTTGACGGAATTATTGTTCAATTACCTCTTCCACAAAGATTAAATGAAAAGAAAATAGTAAACACAATATCTCCTAAAAAGGATATAGATTGTTTAACTTATATAAATCAAGGAAAATTATTTGCTGGAGAAGGTGAAATAATTCCTTGCACACCAAAATCTGTGTTAAGCTTATTAGAAAAGTCAGATGTTAATTTAGAAGGAAAAAATGTTACAGTTATAGGAAGAAGTAATATAGTTGGAAAGCCTGTTGCACAATTAATGTTAAGTAAAAATGCAACAGTTACAATATGTCATTCAAAAACACAAACCCTTAAAGAAATTACAAGAAAAGCTGATATTGTTATAGTTGCTATTGGCAAACCCAAATTCTTAACAAAGGAATATGTAAAAGAAGGGGCAATTGTAATAGATGTAGGAACTTCTTCTTTAAATGGAAAAATAACTGGTGATGTAGACTTTGAAGAAGTTAGTAAAATTGCAAAACTTATTACAAAGGTTCCTGGTGGAGTTGGTGCCTTAACAACTACCTTATTAATAAAGAATGCATGTGAGGCGTTAGAAAGAAATGAAAATGAAAACACTAACTGTAACGGAGTTAAATAA
- the xseA gene encoding exodeoxyribonuclease VII large subunit has protein sequence MKMKTLTVTELNNYIKRILDNDFILNNLLVKGEISNLKYHSSGHIYFSLKDTTSKINCVMFKSNALELDFKLEEGMEVIASCRCSLYPGLGSMQLYINKLQKEGLGELHIKFENLKNKLAREGYFDQEHKKTIPKMPRRIGVVTSETGAVIRDIINVTRRRNSLVDILLYPAQVQGEGAYKTIIAGIEFFNKNKNVDVIIIGRGGGSIEDLWNFNEEDLAKVIFKSKIPIISAVGHEVDFTISDFVSDLRASTPSQAAEIAVPLQEEIFSEIDNYKIKLNEIIDKKLSYERERLLNYKKFLSLNNPEIIISNSYLELDRLKNALNKIIQNKMETEKMKLKSLSDILQAHNPINVLNKGYTIIKDNKDNIISSKDEINNLDEINIIFRDGKINGKFTSLN, from the coding sequence ATGAAAATGAAAACACTAACTGTAACGGAGTTAAATAACTATATAAAAAGAATATTAGACAATGATTTTATTCTTAATAATCTTTTAGTAAAGGGAGAAATATCTAATTTAAAATATCATTCTAGCGGTCATATATACTTTTCATTAAAAGATACAACTAGTAAAATAAATTGTGTAATGTTCAAAAGCAATGCTTTAGAATTAGATTTTAAACTTGAAGAGGGAATGGAAGTAATAGCAAGCTGTAGATGTTCTTTATACCCAGGATTAGGTTCAATGCAGTTATATATAAATAAACTTCAAAAGGAAGGTTTAGGAGAATTACATATAAAGTTTGAGAATTTAAAGAATAAACTTGCAAGGGAAGGATATTTTGATCAAGAACATAAAAAAACAATTCCTAAAATGCCAAGGAGAATAGGAGTAGTAACTTCAGAAACAGGAGCAGTAATAAGAGATATAATAAATGTAACAAGACGTAGAAACAGTTTGGTTGATATTTTATTATATCCTGCTCAAGTTCAAGGTGAAGGGGCATATAAAACTATAATTGCTGGAATTGAGTTTTTTAATAAAAATAAGAATGTTGATGTTATAATTATAGGTAGAGGTGGAGGGTCTATTGAAGATCTCTGGAATTTTAATGAAGAAGATCTTGCAAAAGTGATTTTTAAATCTAAAATACCTATAATATCTGCAGTTGGTCATGAAGTTGATTTTACAATTTCTGATTTCGTTAGTGACTTAAGGGCATCAACCCCATCTCAAGCAGCAGAAATAGCAGTTCCCCTTCAAGAAGAAATATTTTCTGAAATAGATAATTATAAGATTAAGTTAAATGAAATAATAGATAAAAAGTTGTCATATGAGAGAGAAAGGCTATTAAATTATAAAAAATTTCTCTCTTTAAATAATCCAGAAATTATAATTTCAAATTCATATTTAGAGCTTGACAGATTAAAGAATGCTCTTAATAAAATAATACAAAACAAGATGGAAACAGAAAAAATGAAATTAAAGTCTTTAAGTGATATTCTTCAGGCGCATAATCCAATAAATGTTTTAAATAAAGGATATACAATTATTAAAGATAACAAAGACAATATAATTTCTTCTAAGGATGAAATAAATAATTTAGATGAAATAAATATTATTTTTAGAGATGGAAAAATAAATGGGAAATTTACTTCCTTAAATTAA
- the xseB gene encoding exodeoxyribonuclease VII small subunit: MAKRESYEDMLNSLQDILNNMENSDLPLEELMKEYETGVKLVNKLYKNLNTLEGKLLKIKENMEVELESENEKV, encoded by the coding sequence ATGGCTAAGAGAGAGTCTTATGAAGATATGCTTAATAGTTTGCAAGATATTTTGAATAATATGGAAAATAGTGACTTACCTTTAGAAGAGCTAATGAAAGAGTATGAAACAGGAGTTAAATTAGTTAATAAGTTATATAAAAATTTAAATACTCTTGAAGGAAAACTACTAAAAATAAAAGAGAATATGGAAGTGGAGCTCGAAAGTGAAAATGAAAAAGTATGA
- a CDS encoding polyprenyl synthetase family protein: MKKYEEFKNYINDNLQKYFQNKGSYNKIIYESVSYSLNIGGKRIRPLLFLLTYNLYKKDISEVIEMALAIEMIHTYSLIHDDLPCMDNDDLRRGMPTNHKKFGESIAVLAGDTLLNEAANLLMTFSLKHDNNALVASNEILKASGPEGMIGGQVVDIINENKNISKEELLYMHNKKTGELIRASVAAAAIVANAPKEDIEVLNEFGKKLGLAFQIKDDILDVIGDVKKLGKNTGSDQNNNKSNFISLFGLEHCERECERLTNECIELLESLSKDIKYLKDLTLDLLNREC, translated from the coding sequence ATGAAAAAGTATGAAGAGTTTAAAAACTATATAAATGATAATTTGCAAAAGTATTTTCAAAACAAAGGAAGTTATAATAAAATAATATATGAGTCAGTAAGCTATAGTTTAAATATTGGAGGAAAAAGAATTAGACCTCTATTATTTTTATTGACTTATAATTTGTATAAGAAAGATATAAGTGAAGTTATTGAAATGGCTTTAGCAATTGAAATGATTCACACATATTCTTTAATTCATGATGATTTACCTTGCATGGATAATGATGATTTAAGAAGGGGGATGCCAACCAATCATAAGAAATTTGGTGAAAGTATTGCTGTTTTAGCTGGAGACACTCTGTTAAATGAAGCAGCGAATTTGCTAATGACTTTTTCCTTAAAGCATGATAATAATGCCTTAGTTGCTTCAAATGAAATATTAAAGGCATCTGGCCCAGAGGGAATGATAGGCGGCCAAGTTGTTGACATAATAAATGAAAATAAGAATATATCAAAAGAAGAACTTTTATATATGCATAATAAAAAGACTGGAGAACTAATTAGAGCTTCTGTAGCAGCTGCAGCAATTGTCGCAAATGCTCCTAAGGAAGATATTGAAGTGCTTAATGAATTTGGAAAGAAGTTAGGCTTAGCTTTCCAAATTAAAGATGATATATTAGATGTAATTGGTGATGTTAAAAAACTTGGTAAAAATACCGGAAGTGACCAAAATAATAATAAATCAAACTTTATTAGTTTATTTGGTTTAGAACATTGTGAAAGAGAATGTGAAAGATTAACAAATGAATGTATAGAATTGCTAGAAAGCCTTTCAAAAGATATTAAATACTTAAAAGACTTAACATTAGATTTGTTAAATAGAGAGTGTTAA
- the dxs gene encoding 1-deoxy-D-xylulose-5-phosphate synthase, whose product MGKILDKIITPEEVKKLNNVELEVLAEEIREFLIETVSKTGGHLASNLGVVELTISLFNSFDLEKDKIVWDVGHQCYVHKILTGRKDKFDKLRQYNGLSGFPKRSESKYDTFDTGHSSTSISAALGMARGRDIKKENNNIIAVIGDGALTGGMALEGLNDVGFNKTKLIVVLNDNQMSISHNVGGLSNHLNSLRVEPKYNKFKSTINATLKSNKTGEKIANYISKFKGSIKQFVVPSMLFEDMGLKYIGPIDGHDINMMSKVFNKAKEIDEPVIIHVVTSKGKGYDLAERNPKKYHGVSPFDLESGEALGKSKRNYSKVFGEAISELANEDDKIVAITAAMPDGTGLTDFAKRFPKRFFDVGIAEAHATTFAAGLACSGMKPVFAVYSTFLQRGFDQLVHDVCIQNMPVTFAIDRAGIVGEDGETHQGIFDLSYLSMMPNMTILAPKHLDELKLMLKWALDFNGPVAIRYPKGGDLNTPLKPIQKVKLGQWEEIEDGKGIAIIALGKMVQHSILAKEILKEHNINPKILSATFAKPLDETMLKKLVLQGYDIVTIEDNIINGGFGSYVLMKLNEMGFNKKIKLLGFNNFVPQGSLDILYKKNHLDPEGIAKQILEFK is encoded by the coding sequence ATGGGAAAAATATTAGATAAAATAATTACTCCGGAAGAAGTAAAAAAATTAAACAATGTTGAATTAGAGGTTTTAGCAGAAGAAATAAGAGAATTTTTAATAGAAACTGTTTCTAAAACAGGAGGACATTTAGCATCAAATCTTGGAGTAGTAGAGTTAACTATAAGTTTATTTAATAGCTTTGATTTAGAAAAAGATAAAATAGTATGGGACGTTGGTCATCAATGCTATGTTCATAAAATTTTAACTGGAAGAAAAGATAAATTTGATAAATTAAGACAATATAATGGTCTTAGTGGATTTCCTAAGAGAAGTGAAAGCAAATATGATACTTTCGATACCGGTCATAGCAGTACTTCAATTTCTGCAGCCCTTGGAATGGCAAGAGGAAGGGATATAAAAAAAGAAAATAATAATATTATTGCAGTAATAGGAGATGGAGCCTTAACAGGAGGGATGGCCTTAGAAGGATTAAATGATGTTGGTTTTAATAAGACAAAGCTAATTGTTGTATTAAATGATAATCAAATGTCAATATCTCATAATGTAGGAGGGCTTTCAAACCATTTAAATTCCCTACGTGTAGAACCTAAATATAATAAATTTAAATCAACTATAAATGCAACTTTAAAATCAAATAAGACAGGTGAAAAAATAGCAAATTATATTTCGAAATTTAAAGGTAGTATAAAACAATTTGTTGTTCCTTCAATGTTATTTGAAGATATGGGATTAAAATATATTGGTCCTATTGATGGTCATGACATTAATATGATGTCTAAAGTATTTAATAAGGCAAAGGAAATTGATGAACCAGTAATAATTCATGTTGTAACGTCTAAAGGAAAAGGATATGATTTGGCAGAAAGAAATCCTAAAAAATATCATGGAGTTAGTCCTTTTGATTTAGAAAGTGGGGAGGCTTTAGGTAAAAGTAAGAGAAATTATTCTAAAGTTTTTGGAGAAGCAATTTCCGAATTAGCTAATGAAGATGATAAAATCGTTGCTATAACTGCCGCTATGCCTGATGGAACTGGTCTTACAGATTTTGCTAAGAGATTTCCAAAGAGGTTTTTTGATGTTGGAATTGCAGAAGCTCATGCAACGACCTTTGCGGCAGGATTAGCTTGTTCAGGAATGAAACCAGTTTTTGCTGTATACTCAACTTTTCTTCAAAGAGGATTTGATCAATTAGTTCATGACGTTTGTATTCAAAATATGCCTGTTACCTTTGCGATAGATAGGGCAGGTATAGTAGGAGAGGATGGAGAAACCCATCAAGGAATATTTGATTTATCTTATCTATCAATGATGCCTAATATGACTATATTGGCACCAAAGCATTTAGATGAGTTGAAGCTTATGCTAAAATGGGCTTTAGATTTTAATGGACCTGTTGCAATTAGGTATCCTAAAGGAGGAGACCTTAATACTCCTTTAAAGCCAATTCAAAAAGTTAAACTTGGACAATGGGAAGAGATTGAAGATGGAAAAGGTATAGCAATAATTGCATTAGGTAAAATGGTTCAGCATTCAATTTTAGCTAAAGAAATATTAAAAGAGCACAATATTAATCCTAAAATACTTTCAGCAACTTTTGCAAAACCACTGGATGAAACAATGTTAAAGAAATTAGTCCTTCAAGGTTATGATATTGTGACTATAGAGGATAATATTATAAATGGCGGTTTTGGAAGTTATGTATTAATGAAGTTAAATGAAATGGGATTTAATAAGAAAATTAAATTACTAGGATTTAATAATTTTGTACCTCAAGGTAGTTTAGATATACTATATAAAAAAAATCATTTAGATCCAGAAGGTATTGCTAAGCAAATATTAGAATTTAAATAA
- a CDS encoding TlyA family RNA methyltransferase, whose protein sequence is MRKERLDILLVEKGIFQSRERAKAAIMEGKVFVGGIRVDKVGTKINSDSDIVFKGNPIPYVSRGGLKLEKAINEFGIDLKDKVCLDIGASTGGFTDCMLQNGAKKVFAIDVGYGQFAWKLRTDERVVCMERTNIRYVTLEDTKEPSDFASIDVSFISLKTIMPATLNLLKSNGEVVALIKPQFEAGRGKVGKKGVVRDINIHKEVVQNIIDFLIENNLKVINLSYSPIKGPEGNIEYLVYFSKDINRESNFNLENIEKVINESHNIL, encoded by the coding sequence GTGAGAAAAGAAAGATTAGATATATTACTAGTTGAAAAGGGAATATTTCAATCAAGAGAAAGAGCCAAAGCAGCAATAATGGAAGGAAAAGTATTTGTTGGTGGAATAAGAGTAGATAAGGTAGGAACTAAAATAAATTCTGATTCAGATATTGTTTTTAAAGGTAATCCCATTCCTTATGTAAGTAGAGGTGGATTAAAATTAGAAAAAGCAATTAATGAATTTGGAATAGATTTAAAAGATAAGGTATGTCTAGACATTGGTGCATCTACTGGAGGTTTTACAGATTGTATGCTTCAAAATGGAGCAAAAAAGGTATTTGCAATTGATGTAGGATATGGACAATTTGCATGGAAGTTAAGAACTGATGAAAGAGTAGTTTGCATGGAGCGAACAAACATAAGATATGTAACTTTAGAAGATACAAAGGAACCTTCTGATTTTGCATCAATTGATGTTTCCTTTATTTCTTTAAAGACAATAATGCCTGCAACTTTGAATTTACTAAAGAGCAATGGAGAAGTAGTTGCTTTGATAAAGCCTCAATTTGAAGCAGGCAGGGGAAAAGTAGGGAAAAAAGGTGTTGTTAGAGATATTAATATACATAAAGAAGTGGTTCAAAATATTATAGATTTTTTAATTGAGAATAACTTAAAAGTCATTAATTTATCTTACTCACCAATAAAAGGTCCTGAAGGAAATATTGAATATTTAGTTTATTTTTCAAAAGATATTAATAGGGAAAGCAATTTCAATCTAGAGAATATTGAAAAAGTCATAAATGAATCCCATAATATACTATAA
- a CDS encoding NAD(+)/NADH kinase, producing the protein MNRIAIARNPSKDKDNKFIGKVIKKIKEYFSEAEIIPLNSYEIDDYSFVNPLDLIIVLGGDGTILSVARGINGKIKVPILGINIGNLGFLTSIEISEIDKAFKKIKNGDYISEERMLLTCDFPLENKKDKSLALNDIVILRETLSRMINFEIFIDGKRYCNFKGDGLIISTPTGSTAYSFAAGGPFIYPDLDVIILTPICPHTQGIHPIVLNSHSVVEIKAENGKDGAFVNFDGQKAIKLTDKIFVRVKKADEYANIILFDDYDYFKILRSKILNNCREYEGD; encoded by the coding sequence ATGAATAGAATAGCTATTGCTAGAAATCCTTCCAAAGATAAAGATAATAAATTTATAGGGAAAGTAATAAAAAAAATCAAAGAATATTTTAGTGAGGCAGAAATTATTCCATTAAATAGTTACGAAATAGATGATTATAGCTTTGTAAATCCTTTAGACTTAATAATAGTATTGGGTGGAGACGGTACCATATTAAGTGTTGCAAGAGGGATAAATGGTAAGATTAAGGTGCCGATATTAGGAATAAACATAGGAAATTTAGGTTTTCTCACAAGTATAGAAATATCAGAAATTGATAAAGCCTTTAAAAAAATCAAAAATGGTGATTATATTTCTGAGGAAAGAATGCTTTTAACTTGTGATTTTCCTCTCGAAAATAAAAAAGATAAATCCTTAGCTTTAAATGATATTGTTATTTTAAGAGAAACTTTATCAAGAATGATAAACTTTGAAATATTTATTGATGGAAAAAGATATTGTAATTTTAAGGGGGATGGCCTTATAATATCAACACCAACAGGTTCTACAGCTTATTCCTTTGCAGCAGGTGGCCCTTTTATTTATCCGGATCTGGATGTTATAATTTTAACTCCAATTTGTCCTCATACACAAGGAATTCACCCAATAGTTTTAAATAGTCATAGTGTAGTTGAGATAAAAGCAGAGAATGGGAAGGACGGGGCCTTTGTAAATTTCGATGGTCAAAAAGCAATTAAGCTAACAGATAAGATTTTTGTAAGAGTAAAAAAAGCTGATGAATATGCAAATATTATATTATTTGATGATTATGATTATTTTAAAATATTAAGATCAAAAATTTTAAATAATTGTAGGGAATACGAAGGTGATTAA
- a CDS encoding arginine repressor produces the protein MKSKRHEKILEIINKKDIETQEELAEELKEAGFDVTQATVSRDIKILKLVKVQGINGRYKYVEPTKDEKDINNKLESILINAAVSVENVDKIVVVKTLTGSAMAVAEAIDKLFDKEVAGTIAGDNTIFILLRSSDKAVELVEEVKKMIL, from the coding sequence ATGAAATCAAAGAGACATGAAAAGATATTAGAAATAATAAACAAAAAGGATATAGAAACGCAAGAAGAATTAGCGGAAGAGCTAAAAGAAGCTGGTTTTGATGTAACTCAAGCTACAGTTTCAAGAGATATTAAAATTTTGAAATTAGTAAAAGTACAAGGTATTAATGGACGATATAAGTATGTTGAACCAACAAAAGATGAAAAAGATATTAATAATAAATTAGAAAGTATTTTAATTAATGCTGCTGTTTCAGTAGAAAATGTAGATAAAATTGTTGTTGTAAAGACTCTTACAGGATCAGCAATGGCTGTTGCTGAGGCTATTGATAAGCTTTTTGATAAGGAAGTTGCCGGTACAATAGCAGGAGATAATACAATTTTTATATTATTAAGATCAAGTGATAAGGCTGTTGAATTAGTAGAAGAAGTTAAAAAAATGATATTGTAA
- the recN gene encoding DNA repair protein RecN, translating to MLLQLNIKNFALIQDLSVEFAKGFNILSGETGAGKSILIDTIDYVLGGKFSKDLIRYGENKTYVEAIFTIENEEISRLLKELEIEEEDLLIISRETTLHGKSIVKVNGKSVVLSCIRKLREKLLDIHGQHQNQNLLDRASHIYYLDDFIGDNINKRLNEFQTLRNEQSEIVNKIKALNGNTDRDKLIDYLKFQIEDIEKANLKIGEEEQLNEEFNILNNAEKISLALNKSYSILDNYNEGISVIEGLSKVAYELSTVEQHLEKIKDKKDRIEEILYLLEEISREIRDISSEIYYDEFELEKVNSRIYEISLYKKKYGESVEAILNYLNKLKLQYDELINSEEVIKKLETQKNKIEEKMKGLALKLHDIRVENALILEEKIKYELSYIGMDKADIKILIEQKEEFNERGFDEVSFMISTNPGEPLKSLEKVVSGGELSRIMLALKCVFIDKDKIPTLIFDEIDTGISGSIAKRVGEKMYQVATKHQVLCITHLPQIAALSDCHYFVSKKVENNKTFTQIKILTKEEKINEIAKMTSGDELSNVTIESASEMVKLATVKKEEILNAI from the coding sequence ATGTTATTGCAATTAAATATAAAGAATTTTGCCTTAATTCAAGATTTATCAGTAGAATTTGCTAAAGGTTTTAACATTTTATCAGGAGAAACTGGTGCTGGAAAATCAATATTGATAGATACAATTGATTATGTCTTAGGGGGGAAGTTCTCAAAGGATTTAATAAGATATGGTGAAAATAAAACCTATGTTGAAGCAATATTTACAATAGAAAATGAAGAAATATCTAGATTGTTAAAGGAGCTAGAAATTGAAGAAGAGGATTTATTAATAATTTCTAGAGAAACAACCCTACATGGAAAAAGTATTGTTAAGGTTAATGGAAAATCTGTAGTATTATCTTGCATAAGAAAATTGAGAGAAAAGCTTTTAGATATCCATGGTCAGCATCAAAATCAAAATTTATTAGATAGAGCATCTCACATTTATTATTTAGATGATTTTATAGGAGATAATATAAATAAGCGTTTAAATGAATTTCAAACATTAAGAAATGAACAAAGTGAAATAGTTAATAAAATTAAGGCTCTTAACGGAAATACAGATAGAGATAAGCTTATAGATTATTTAAAATTTCAAATCGAAGATATAGAAAAAGCAAATTTAAAAATTGGTGAAGAAGAGCAATTAAATGAAGAATTTAATATTTTAAATAATGCCGAAAAAATATCCTTAGCATTAAATAAATCATATTCAATTTTAGATAATTATAATGAAGGAATATCTGTAATCGAAGGCTTATCAAAAGTTGCATATGAGCTTTCTACTGTTGAACAACATTTAGAAAAAATAAAAGATAAGAAAGATCGTATTGAAGAAATCTTGTATTTGTTAGAAGAAATATCTAGAGAAATAAGGGATATTTCATCAGAAATTTATTATGATGAATTTGAACTAGAAAAAGTAAATTCTAGAATTTATGAAATAAGTTTATATAAGAAAAAATATGGTGAATCAGTTGAAGCTATATTAAATTATTTAAATAAATTAAAGCTACAGTATGATGAATTAATAAATTCTGAAGAAGTAATTAAAAAATTAGAAACACAAAAAAATAAAATTGAAGAAAAAATGAAAGGACTTGCTCTAAAGCTTCACGATATAAGGGTAGAAAATGCTCTTATTTTAGAGGAAAAAATTAAATACGAATTATCTTATATAGGAATGGATAAGGCTGATATAAAAATATTAATTGAGCAAAAAGAAGAATTTAATGAACGAGGCTTTGATGAAGTTTCTTTTATGATATCAACAAATCCTGGAGAACCTTTAAAATCCTTAGAAAAAGTTGTATCCGGAGGAGAATTATCAAGAATAATGCTAGCTTTAAAATGTGTATTTATTGATAAAGATAAAATTCCAACACTAATTTTTGATGAAATTGATACAGGTATTAGCGGTTCAATTGCAAAGAGGGTTGGGGAAAAAATGTATCAAGTAGCAACTAAACACCAAGTTTTATGTATAACTCATCTTCCACAGATTGCAGCTTTATCAGACTGCCATTATTTTGTATCAAAAAAGGTTGAAAATAATAAGACCTTTACTCAAATAAAGATTTTAACTAAAGAAGAGAAAATAAATGAAATTGCAAAAATGACTAGCGGAGATGAATTAAGTAATGTAACAATAGAAAGTGCCTCTGAAATGGTAAAGTTGGCAACAGTAAAAAAAGAAGAAATCTTAAATGCTATTTAA